From Homalodisca vitripennis isolate AUS2020 chromosome 1, UT_GWSS_2.1, whole genome shotgun sequence, the proteins below share one genomic window:
- the LOC124353102 gene encoding piggyBac transposable element-derived protein 4-like, protein MESLNEDEIARLLWVDNEDEHGERHDANIIPQVMEEELEESDVQPADAVAIRMDEEIELGPLVLGKNNTTAWSVVAPTKRGKYGIKFVMMNDAKTYYMCDAIPYVGEVTDKLPNELVPEYYVRKLSESISGTKRNITCDNWFTTVPLVDRMLERELTMIGTLRKNKPQIPPCLFQERAVNSCVFVFDANKTLVSFSPKRKKNVVLVSSMHHDDTIDEETGKPEIIIVYNKNKGGTDSFDKLCATFSTSRKNLRWPMQVVYGMLDQGGVNAYVLFVLANPQWKEKKQHNRRFFLKDLSSALTREHMIARSQQGNIPRQLKLQIKAILSYNEEREDQEAEEDQEEQPDNKQKRCYMCDRKKDRKSKSRCNGCKKPVCKDHSVDLCKNCSD, encoded by the exons ATGGAAAGTCTAAATGAAGATGAGATTGCTCGGCTACTCTGGGTGGATAACGAAGACGAACACGGAGAAAGACATGATGCTAACATCATACCGCAGGTCATGGAAGAAGAACTCGAAGAAAGTGACGTGCAGCCAGCTGACGCAGTTGCTATCAGGATGGATGAGGAAATTGAACTAGGCCCTCTTGTTCTTGGCAAGAACAATACAACTGCTTGGAGTGTAGTAGCTCCTACTAAAAGAG GGAAGTATGGCATTAAATTTGTCATGATGAACGATGCAAAAACTTACTATATGTGTGATGCCATTCCTTATGTTGGTGAAGTTACTGACAAACTTCCAAATGAGCTGGTTCCTGAGTATTATGTACGAAAATTAAGTGAATCCATCTCAGGAACAAAGCGCAACATCACTTGTGACAATTGGTTCACAACTGTTCCATTGGTGGACCGCATGTTGGAAAGAGAGCTGACGATGATTGGAACTTTGAGGAAGAACAAGCCTCAAATCCCACCATGTCTGTTTCAAGAAAGGGCAGTTAACAgctgtgtttttgtttttgacgCAAACAAGACACTGGTATCATTCAGCCCAAAAAGgaagaaaaatgttgttttggtGTCATCTATGCACCACGATGATACTATTGATGAAGAAACAGGCAAACctgaaataattattgtgtacaataAGAACAAAGGAGGGACTGACTCTTTTGATAAACTATGTGCAACATTCTCCACCTCAAGAAAGAATCTTCGATGGCCAATGCAAGTTGTCTATGGTATGCTCGACCAAGGTGGTGTGAACGcgtatgttttatttgttcttgCAAATCCACAATGGAAAGAAAAGAAACAACACAACAGGCGTTTCTTTTTGAAAGATCTCAGCTCAGCATTGACTCGCGAACACATGATTGCAAGGAGTCAGCAGGGAAACATTCCCAGAcaattgaaattacaaattaaagccATCCTTAGTTACAATGAAGAAAGAGAAGATCAAGAAGCTGAGGAGGATCAAGAAGAGCAGCCAGACAACAAGCAAAAGCGGTGCTACATGTGTGATCGTAAAAAGGACAGGAAATCTAAATCTAGGTGCAATGGCTGCAAGAAGCCTGTATGCAAAGATCATTCTGTGGACTTATGTAAAAATTGTAGTGACTGA